The sequence AGGTTCTTAGCATTGAAGGAGCAGCTATTTGTTACTATAAAGATGATGTTTTTATCATTGGGGGGTGGAAGAACAGCGATGACATTGACAAGCAGTACAGGAAGGAGGCGTATCGCTACTGCGCGGAGCGGAAGCGTTGGATGCTCCTGCCCCCCATGCCTCAGCCCCGCTGCAGAGCAACAGCCTGCCATGTCAGAATCCCCTTCAGGTGCTTGCAGGGAACGCAGAGATACCCTATGCCACAAAATCTGATGTGGCAAAAAGATAGAATAAGGCAAATGCAAGAAAGGCAGATGCAGGAAATACACCGGCACTCCCTAAGCTTGCGGAGAATGCCACGCTCGCAGATCGAGTGTTAGTGTCTGGAGTATCACTCCTGATGGATCTGGGAAATACTGTGCTAGATGGTTTTGTTAGGCTTGGTGTATCTTTGTGAGATACGAGGTTGTTGATGGGATTCGATGCAGAACAACAGCATCTTCTATGTGATGAAAATTAAGATCAGAAATTGAGGATATGTGGGAATTGAGCAACTGTGTGAATCCAGCAGTATTACTTAGTGGTGCCCAGCAGCCTGTACCAGGCTGTGAAATATCTCTGGGCTCATTAAGTCAGTTCTCCCTCTCTTAGGGTCTTTGTTTTCAAGGATTTCTGTAGAGTTAGTCTCTAAGAGTTCTATTTTGAAAATCAAGGATCTCTATCTTAATAATTTAGTGGTTACGTTTGTGTGTGCTTCAAAGCACCTGTTTTGTTTGCACTTATATATTGACATTCCTTTGATTCTCTCCTTCTCAGTGACTAAAACTTCACATGTAATTGGTGTTAGCATACTTAGAGTTCCCACGTTGGAGGCAAGTGCAATAGTTATACTTGtatatgaaaagaaaagcacaatCTTTCTTTATAAAATTACTTCAGGATGTTTCTATGTATATTTAATACTTTGTGTGTTGTTGAGAGGCTGCAGAGTTTGTGTAAGAATGGATAATTGGTAGAACACAAGACACTTGCTAAAACAAAGAACTTGAGGcagtagatttttttcaggtgtaTCTGAAGGTGCTTTGAATTTGTCTTTGCTTCACTGGAAACTTGGATCAACAATCAGCCTGATAAAAGGAGTGAAAACCAGTGAAGTAGCCATGCACCAGTATTTACTATTCACTTCAATCAGTGTGCATTAGTAAGGTTGTGATTATTTCACAGCAATAGTTTGAAACCTGAGCTATTTGGTAGATCTTTTCTCAAATGTTGCATGCAATTTAATTGCAGTGAAAGAGATGAGAAGAACCCCCATGAGTCTGTTTCCAGCCTATCTTTGACAATCAGTACCCTTTGCCTTCAGAATGCTTTCCCAAGGAGCTCACAGTAGcttgctgcagagctccctAATATATTGGCATGAGAGAGTTGAGTTTTCATAGTCTCTGAATATTTGAATTTCCCCACTAACTGTGGTGGGAAGATTTAAGCTGATTTAAGTACCTTTTGGCATTTTGAGGTGGTTTTACATAAACCACTGCCCTGGTTGGCTGGAGTTTGCTTACTGCTGTACTCCTAAGGAACAGAACATGGAATGTTTCCTTTGAAGTATTGCAGCCTCTCAGATACTGTCCCACTGCACACTCCTTCTCCCTGACCTGAAGAGCTCCAGCAGAGTTGAGGTTACCAGCAGATTCAGTGCGTGCTTCctacctcctcctcttccccctccttccctttgtTTGGATGTTCCAGGTTTTCCCATGCAGCCTAACTCAATATcacagggaggggaaagggaggatgACCAGGGTGTTCCAAAATGTGTGTAGACAAACACTGATAGAGAATCTGTTTGCTGTCCTTGGTTCATATGATGATTTGCTGGTGGTTTTGATGTGGGCAACTTCTTTGCGAAGGAACTTCTaaacagtttggtttttttgttttgttttttttaattgtttagcTTTCTGAGCTGATACTTCTCATTTTCCAATTCAGCAGGCAGCCTAGATCATATCTGAAACTCTGGGTAAGTCTTTCAACCACATCATGTGTAAAGGTTTCTCTGATGTGTACAGCCCTTAATGCTCCACTTTGCAGTTCACTTGCCGCTTCTGATATCAGTAACTTGCCTTTTGTAATGGAGTAATCTAGCCTtgcccaaaacaaaaacagcccAAACCTTGAAATTCTTAACATTTTAGCCTCAGCTTACTCATCTATGATAACAGTGTTGTGTTTTATTTGCCTGTTGGATTGCTGTGCAAGGGCAGATTAAATAGTACAGTGCTGGCCTAATGCCAGAGAGGAAATAGAAATGGTTCAGGTTTGAGGCTGGTGTTCAGAAGTGACTGTTACCAGGTCAGCTCCTGGAGTTCTGTAAGCAAGGGGTTAATCAGTGGAGTTTGGTCCCTGAACTCTTGCAAATTTGGCTGCATTAGTTACTGCTCCTACTGCTGGGTTTGTGAATGGAAGTGTGAAAACTCCTTTACAACTAAACCCATTGATTTAAGTTAAATTTGTGGGAGCAAGTTTTAAGATAACTTCACCAGATTTTTCAAAGTAGCAGCTGAGTATAGTGTACATCCTCCATCCTGCTGACAAGAAATCCCACTGTAGGGATTTTTACCAAGCAGTTTAAGGGTGGTAATATGTCAAACCACCACAGCTCTTTCAGAGCCCTCTTGTAGCCTGTCAGCAAGTCTGGACAGTTTGTAGGGAAAAATACTGAGATTGCTATTAAAGTTGGAACACTAACTAGTTTAACATGCAACAAAGCTAGAtgcaagaaaaaatttcttgtagtctttctttttctaagcaaAATTGATACTTGCCATGAGAACTGGCTGACATAcaagctgtgtagtttactGGGTGTTCCACTCCATGTCAAAACAGTGCCTGGACAGCTTTGCTTGTGAGTGCCAGCCATGGTTTTGTGTGTGATGCACTGTCTGCTCCCTGTGCATGGTGAGTGATGAGCACTCTTCAACAGCACTGGTTTGCTCTGACCTTTACTATGCCAGTTCTGTGGGATTTGTAAgtagttgtggggtttttttgttgtgttttttgttttcatttttggcCTTGACTTTAAGTGGACCAGTTGCATTGCACATGGTTTTGAACTGACAAGTCTAACTCTGTGTTGTGTCACTCATAGGTGTTCAGCAGAATTGCATTATTGACTGGCTGTAATTAAGCCCACTAACCTGTGGATCACATAACAAATTCCTTGTGGCCCTTGACTGCTGTAGCTTGCTGGGTGTTTATAAAATGATCCTGTAAACAAAAGCCTGGGAAttctttctgtgtgtttatAGTGGCTTGTTAAATGTCAGTAAGATCCTAGTGTGCATTCAGTTCAGTATTAGAAGCCTGACTTGGAGCCTCCCTAATGTGAAGGAACATCAGGAggagttttctttcctccttatGACAATCATTCCTCATGTGGAATACATGCCACAAAATGCATGTTCCATGGCCTGTTTTTCTGCTCAGAGTATTAGTGGAGTAGGACACATCCTGCCAGCACTCGCCTGTCATTGTAGGAATTTCTAGGTGCCATTTGTGTACATAATATTTTCTCACTCTGTTAGTATGCTGGGTTTGTATCTATTTTTAATAAGACTTTATCTTGCATATAGTAGGACACCACTCCAGAAGTTAAGAGAACATGCCAGCTTTTTAGCATGCATTATGAATAACTATGCTGAGCATTCTGCTATCCTATTCCAATATATTATTTCTCTGTTACAGTAAATATTAAAATCAGAACTGCTGGCTCTGCTTGTCTGTCACAGAGTAGATTGATTACTACTGACAAACTGAGTCACAAAGAATTACAACTTTTTAGGTTATTTTTAACACAACCTTGCAATAGTGTGTTGTGCCATTCAGTGGgcttaaaaaaagcaagctgaaaaTAGGTGGTTTATGGCTtggatttcttttcaaattatgTTACGGTATAAATCTTCTCTCTAATTTACAGTCCTGAATAGAAGTCTGATAAAGCAGGTACTCCTGACAATCTAATCCTGTTACTAATACGTATGTAAAGTGTGGAACTAACAAGATGTTTGAAGACCATTAATAGTCAGATACTCCTCATAGGTCCATGTCCCTGTGGATCAcggcagctctgctctcctgtcGATATTAATGTAGACTTCAACAGATTGCTCTGGGGAAGCAGCACTCCTGTACTTACTTCCAGTAAGGTAAAGTAGTATGTGTGTGTAGGCTGTTTGAAACAAATCCTACTGTAATGTTCTTTACCTTAAATACACTGTGCTAAAGCCTCATAGgtgaattaattaaaataaaccttttatTTCTCTAGCATTCTGTTgtacattttggtttttaagttGCTGTGTGGGCTGTTGCCAAGACACACGTTTTGTGGTGCCACAGAACGGGTGATTTAAACACTAATTCTTTTGCTTTGTATcgattgtttttgttttagaatAAGTGAAGACATTCACGTGCCATGCTGAAGCCTTTATTAGCTAAGTGGAGCTGTTAGTACAGTGAGGCTCCTTATCCAGAATTTAACCTGGCTTCCTTGGAACTTCTCCATGTGTCACCTGGCAAGGTACTCCCGGATGTTGGGCAGATCTGGCACCACGCAGCAGCTCAGGGCGCTGCGGTTGATGGACATGTCTTGAATGTCATGCCACTCGTTAGTTTTTTCATTGTAACACTCAACATTGGAAGTGGTGGAAAAACCATTAAAGCCACCAACTGCAAACAGGTAGTCTTCCATCACCTCAATCCCAAAGTTGCTGCGTGGACTGAACATCGTGGCGATGTTGCGCCAAGTGTTCGTGGCGGGGTTGTACACCTCTGCGCTCCGAAGTCGGTTAATTCCATCAAATCCTCCTACCTGTGAATGCCCGAGGTACAGAGTTGGAACAGGCCTTTCCTCACCTGATGTCAGCACAACCATTTAGCACACCAGGAAGGTGGTAACTGGTCCTGTCTCTGGCTTCAGTCTGAGCACTGCTGAGACATGTGGTCTCAACACACGATGCTTGTCTGCAGGCTGCTCCCTTGttctttctgcagcttccaAAAGTTATTTTGTGCAACTGTCAGATTTTACACTTCCACAGACTTTAAATGCAGCACATGGGTAGGATAAACAGGACCAAGCAAATGCTCCATGCTGCTAATGCTgttagcagaaaataatttctttgcagctgcttaAAAATTGTCCACTTGTTTTTCATAACAAAAAGCATACAGGTGAGAATATTCTCAGGAGGTGTATCAACCATTCTGGCTCTGACCTCCCTAAATCTCACAAGCAAACGGCTACCTGAAAATCTGGGAAATGCAGATTAGCAAAAATAAGTACCACCAAGTGCTGGGTGGTGGTAGGACAGAGGTACCACTGCCACCTTACCACATACAGAGCGTTTCCGTATGCGATCACTCCCACTccacttctgctggtggtcaTCGGGGCTATGAAGCTCCACTGGTCTGTTGTGGCATTGTACACTTCTGCAGTGATCAAGCACTCGGACCCATTGAACCCACCACAGATATACACCTGGTTACAGGAGGAAAGTGTTAGCAGGTAGTCCCATGGTAGGAGAAcacattgaaaagaaaatgctgtagTTGAATTAATTGAAGTATGGGGAGGGTGCTCTTATCCTGGGTTTGAATTACTAAATGTGTTACTCAGCAGGATTTAGCTTCTTCATTCATTTTCTGAACTACATGAAGAAGGTAGGCATGGGATTTCATTTGTGGCTGGGAAAAGTCCTGTCTGGCAGCAGGTGACAATTAGTGACACCACCTCTGGGATTTTGCCACTTGGGTTGGCGTTTCTGCAGAGTCAATCTGCCTCTGGAAAGCTCTATATCTATATCCCCAGGATATAGATAATGTTATCATTTTATAATATTATCTATAATAATCTATAACCAGGATAATGTTATAAATGAATAACATTTATGTGAACTTTCTTCCTCTCTATTTTAAACAATTCACCCTTTTAAAGGAAGCATTTGTTCCCTTTCCTACTCCCATAGCTCACACATTTCCCACAGCTCCTGTTTTCCATCTAAGTACAGAACTCAGGGGGGTGTCTGTGTTTGTCCCTTGGCTGAGCTCCACAGCCCCTTTACCTTCTCGTGCAGCGTGGTTGCGCTGGCGTCGCTCCTCTGGTCGTGCATGGATGCGATCCGTGTCCACTGGTTGGTCTCTGGCTGGTACCGTTCCGCCGTGTTGAGCCGTGTTTGCCCGTCGTAGCCTCCCATGGCGTAGATGAAGCCGTGGAGGACGGCGACGCTGATGTAGCAGCGCTGCGAGTGCATGGGCGCCACCTCCTGCCACGTCCTCCTCAGGAGGTCGAACCGCTTGACGCTGTTGAAGTAATCGACGCTGTCGAACCCCCCGATGACGTAGATGAAGCCTTTCAGATAAGCGGTGCCGTGGTAGGCCAAGGGGCTTTCCTGCTCGCAGGTGACGTTCAGCCAGGTGTCGGCGCGGCTGTCGTAAACCTCGATGGCGTTGGTGGGGCTGCCCACGCTCCAGCCACCCACGGCGAAGAGGAGGGCGCCGGGCAGGCGAGGGCAGCTGAGCATGGTGGTGAAACCAAGGTAGGCGCGGCCGTGCACGTTGAGGTTGTACATTTCTATCAGCGTTCTTATGCCGAGATCCTTGCAGTCCTCGTTGTCCTTCACGTACTCGTGGTTTTGGAGGTAGTTGATGAAGTAGTCTGTTTCCAGCAGTGCCATCCGAACCTGAAAAATCCAAAAAGGATGTTAACGTGTGACTGCCCATACTTGACACCTTGGTACACTTTGTGGATAGCTCCAGTGCTGGATGGCTTTGCTTTTGGGGTACAGTGATGTCTATAGCTTATTAGAGATCCAGAGAATTTAACGTGTAGATTTTAGCTAGTCCAGAAAGGGGTGTGCAAGGGTAAACCTTTGTGTTCCAGGGCAGGGAGCTTGTGCTACTTTcctgcagggaggcagagacTGCCCCAAGGCCTGCTGCTGGTTGTGTAGTAGCTTGTCTAGCAAATGCTCATAAGCCTTGTGTAGTGAGAACTTCATGCCACTTGGACTTTGGCCCTTTCCTGGATATGAGGAGCAGTTAAACTTAAGCTCTAAACATGAGGAAATGTGCACTTAAGAGGTCTACCCCAACCCCGGGGCAGAACCTTCCACCCATGGTCCAACACAGCAACAGCTGAAGGGTCCAACGGAGGCTGCCATCTCCTCTGATCTgacaaggaaagggaagcaaCTCAGGCTGAGCTGCCCCATGCCTGGCTCTGCCAAGCCACCTGGGCCCACGCTGTGATGGCACAGACCTTGCCCAGCAGGACTGCAATGTGCTGCCTCCTGTCCTGGGGGTTGTGACCAATCCATCTCAGAATCGCCTCGCACACGGCATCTTCACCTTTCACAATGAGGTAGTCGCTCTCGATGACGTGCAATAGGTCACTGAGGGAAAGGTCTAgaaactctgcagacacctcGGATGTCTCCTCAAAGTGACGCAGGATGAACTTGTAGGCTGCATGTCGCAGCTCAGGAGTGTAGTAGTAACATGTAAGCCTCCAGATGTTCACACAGTTTTCTGGGCATAATTGAGCTGCCAAGAACTTGGAGCAGAGCCTGACAATGCCCATGATGTTAAGTTGGTCTGCTGCGATGAGCAAACTTTCCACAGTGTCAGTGGTGATAGTCACAGTCCTGTTGTAGGCGAATTCAATAATGAGCCGCATCATTTCCTGGGAAATGCCAGGGACGTGGTACACGCTGCCCTCTGCGTTGTTCCTGTGGGTGGAAAACAAGGCCCTGAAAGcaacagagcagtgctggggttaAAAACAGCTTTGCTGCCTGGAACCCTGactcccccccagcaccagtCTGGGCACTCACAGTGCACAGGAGGCTGTGTCGTTTCTTAGCTTTACAGAGCAGTCACAGCCTCTGGCCAGGGTGAGTGGCTGCCTTGCTTCCCCAAGGTCAccaggggaagggatggaggagaacTCAGTGCTGAGGGAAGCACCAATGCAGTGTGACACTGGCCAGGCACTCCTGTGTGTCCCCATCCCTTATGGTTTCAAACACAGACCTGAAATagtggctgcaggagcagagtATGATCCTGTGAACATTGAATTCAGTACCATCCACACTGAGGGTCACGTCACAGAATTTCCCTTCAAGGCGAAGCTCATTGAGGATGGTGCAAGCCATAGGACTTATCCTCCTCTCCATGTTCAATCTGGTGGGCACCAAGCTGTCCCCCATGCTGAAGCCTGATCAGAGGTATGTTCTTTTCAAGGTGCTATAGGGCTCTGTTCTCTGTGCTTGCCCTC is a genomic window of Heliangelus exortis chromosome 29, bHelExo1.hap1, whole genome shotgun sequence containing:
- the KLHL10 gene encoding kelch-like protein 10, whose amino-acid sequence is MGDSLVPTRLNMERRISPMACTILNELRLEGKFCDVTLSVDGTEFNVHRIILCSCSHYFRALFSTHRNNAEGSVYHVPGISQEMMRLIIEFAYNRTVTITTDTVESLLIAADQLNIMGIVRLCSKFLAAQLCPENCVNIWRLTCYYYTPELRHAAYKFILRHFEETSEVSAEFLDLSLSDLLHVIESDYLIVKGEDAVCEAILRWIGHNPQDRRQHIAVLLGKVRMALLETDYFINYLQNHEYVKDNEDCKDLGIRTLIEMYNLNVHGRAYLGFTTMLSCPRLPGALLFAVGGWSVGSPTNAIEVYDSRADTWLNVTCEQESPLAYHGTAYLKGFIYVIGGFDSVDYFNSVKRFDLLRRTWQEVAPMHSQRCYISVAVLHGFIYAMGGYDGQTRLNTAERYQPETNQWTRIASMHDQRSDASATTLHEKVYICGGFNGSECLITAEVYNATTDQWSFIAPMTTSRSGVGVIAYGNALYVVGGFDGINRLRSAEVYNPATNTWRNIATMFSPRSNFGIEVMEDYLFAVGGFNGFSTTSNVECYNEKTNEWHDIQDMSINRSALSCCVVPDLPNIREYLAR